DNA sequence from the Gemmatimonadota bacterium genome:
AAATTCTCTATCTTCCCAGCCAAGGGTATCGAAGAGGACTTCCTTAATGCCATCCTTGCTAAGAAAGGGTAGGCGGAGTTGCTTAGCCAATTTTCTCCCTAATGTTGTTTTGCCAGTACACGGAGCACCGTTAATAATAATAAGCAAAGATTTTGTCATTCGTCGTGAACTCTCCATTCATATACACTTAATATTGGGTCAGGTTGAGAATGACTTGTCCTCAGTCTCTTTAAAAGGACTGCTTCAAGTTTAGGGTATCCTTAACAAATCGGTTCAGTAGTCCGTATCATGCCTGGATTCAAATTCTGTGCGCAAAATCCCGAATAAGAGCCTATCCCAACGTCGGTTGGACCAATATATAGCCTCACGCTCGCACCCCTCTTGAGTAAATTCGAGCTTCTCGAGAACTCGGATGGCACCCGTATTATTGGCGGCTGTCACAGCCGAAATTCTGTACAGGTCCAAATGTTCAAATCCAAATCGAAGGATTACCAGTGCGGCATCTGTGCAGTACCCCTTACCTCTATCCCTCCTGCGGGCAATGCCAGCACCGAGGCTGGCGGTACGATTTCTCAAGTCGATTCCCGACAACTGAATATCGCCAAGGAGATTTCCATCTGGACTGAAAATGCCCAGGTAAACTTGACTCTTTCCTTGTTGCTCCTGGATCTCCTCGAACCATTTTTCCGAACCCTCGAGTGAATGACCGGGCCTGACTGGTTCTGTCGGTATTGGCTCTTCGAGTTCATAATGTTCCCAAAGGGTGCGGCAATGCTCGCGTTCCATTGTCCGCAGTACCACTTTTTTACCAC
Encoded proteins:
- a CDS encoding GNAT family N-acetyltransferase encodes the protein MIELRGKKVVLRTMEREHCRTLWEHYELEEPIPTEPVRPGHSLEGSEKWFEEIQEQQGKSQVYLGIFSPDGNLLGDIQLSGIDLRNRTASLGAGIARRRDRGKGYCTDAALVILRFGFEHLDLYRISAVTAANNTGAIRVLEKLEFTQEGCEREAIYWSNRRWDRLLFGILRTEFESRHDTDY